The Amycolatopsis sp. DG1A-15b genome contains the following window.
GCTGGCTGCACTCGGTCGCCCGTTCGCACGTCGAGGTGGCGCTGAACCACCCGATCAAGCTGATCGCCAACGCGCTCGGCTCGCCGCCGGTGGACGTGATCGGCCAGTGCCACGACAAGGGTGTCCCGGTCGCGGCGCTCGCCGGGAAGGCCGAGCACGCCGTGCGGCACGTCGAAAACGGCGTCGACTTCGTGGTGGCGCAGGGCTACGAAGCCGGCGGGCACACCGGCGAGATCGCGTCCATGGTGCTGGTGCCGGAGATCGTCGACGCGGTCGACGTGCCGGTGCTGGCCGCGGGCGGAATCGGTTCCGGCCGCCAGATGGCCGCCGCGCTCGCGCTCGGCGCGTCCGGCGTCTGGATGGGGTCGATGTGGCTGGCCACCGAGGAGTACCTGCAGACGATGGGCGAATCGGTGGCGATGCAGCAGGCGCTCGTCGCGGCGTCGTCGTCGGACACCGTGCGGACGCGGATCTACACGGGCAAGCCGGCCCGGCTGCTGAAGACCCGCTGGACCGAGGCGTGGGCCGCGCCGGACGCGCCCGAGCCGCTGCCGATGCCGCTGCAGAACCTGCTGGTCTCCCCGGCCCACAACCGGATCCACGCGGCGAACGACCCGAGCGTGGTGTCGATGCCGGTCGGGCAGATCGTCGGCCGGATGAACCAGGTCCGCCCGGTGGCCGACGTCGTCGCGGAACTGGTGAGCGGCTACGAAGAAGCGTTGTCCCGCTTGGACAAGACCCGCTGAACGAGAGAAAGGGGCCCCGCCGCGGCGGGGCCCCTTTTCCGTGCGTGAACGGTTACAGCGTGGCAGCCGCCGCGGCGATCTTCGACGCGAACGTGCTCACCTCGGTGTAGACGCCGGGGGCGTGCGCCCGGGCGCAGCCGTCGCCCCAGCTGACGATGCCGACCTGGATCCAGGCATTGTTGTTGTCCCGGCGGAACATCGGGCCGCCGGAGTCGCCCTGGCAGGTGTCGACGCCGCCGGAGGCGAGGTTGCCCGCGCAGATCTCGGCGCTGGGGATGAGGTCGGGGTAGCTGCCGCCCTGCGCGGCGCAGGTCGAGTCGGCGACGAACGGAACGGTCGCCTTGAGCAGGTACCGCTGCTGCGAACCGCCCTCGGTCGCCGCGCCCCAGCCCGCCACGGTGAACGTGCCGGAGTTGTACGCGGTGGTCGTCGCGATCGGCAGCGTGGTGAGGCCGCTGACCGGGCTGGCGAGCTTGATCAGCGCCCAGTCGCCGCCGGTCGAGGTGCCGTAGGTGGGGGACCGGTAGACGTAGGTCGACTTGATCTTCTTGGCGCTCGTGCTGTTGAGGTCGACCACGCCGACGGTCGCCGTGATCGAGGTGCTGGCCCCGGTCCGGCTCACGCAGTGGGCGGCGGTCAGGACGATCTGGTTCGTGTACAGCGCCCCGCCGCAGCCCATGGAAAGCCGGACCATGAACGGGAATTCGCCCTGGGCGGCCCGGGTGCCGCCGACGACGTCGGTGGACGGCGGCTGGGCGGCGGTGGCGATCGCCGGGGTGGCGAACGCCGCGGCCGCGGCGACCGCGGCCAGTGCGGTGGTGGCG
Protein-coding sequences here:
- a CDS encoding serine protease, producing MVPKRWFTLLRNATTALAAVAAAAAFATPAIATAAQPPSTDVVGGTRAAQGEFPFMVRLSMGCGGALYTNQIVLTAAHCVSRTGASTSITATVGVVDLNSTSAKKIKSTYVYRSPTYGTSTGGDWALIKLASPVSGLTTLPIATTTAYNSGTFTVAGWGAATEGGSQQRYLLKATVPFVADSTCAAQGGSYPDLIPSAEICAGNLASGGVDTCQGDSGGPMFRRDNNNAWIQVGIVSWGDGCARAHAPGVYTEVSTFASKIAAAAATL
- a CDS encoding nitronate monooxygenase family protein — protein: MRTPLCDRLGIDLPIVGFTPSEHVAAALSRAGGLGVLGCVRFNDAAELDRVLTWMDENTGGKPYGVDIVMPAKVPAEGTQVDLAKLIPDGHRAFVDRVLKELSVPPLPDDTDERAGVLGWLHSVARSHVEVALNHPIKLIANALGSPPVDVIGQCHDKGVPVAALAGKAEHAVRHVENGVDFVVAQGYEAGGHTGEIASMVLVPEIVDAVDVPVLAAGGIGSGRQMAAALALGASGVWMGSMWLATEEYLQTMGESVAMQQALVAASSSDTVRTRIYTGKPARLLKTRWTEAWAAPDAPEPLPMPLQNLLVSPAHNRIHAANDPSVVSMPVGQIVGRMNQVRPVADVVAELVSGYEEALSRLDKTR